One segment of Mastomys coucha isolate ucsf_1 unplaced genomic scaffold, UCSF_Mcou_1 pScaffold23, whole genome shotgun sequence DNA contains the following:
- the Lsmem2 gene encoding leucine-rich single-pass membrane protein 2, with translation MPEETQEDTVLPMQNQRNRGTLAPNHVQEVRLHRVESISDLHSGGSLRPCLAEEAQAWEELLGVLPPSLCTQAGCSPVCGRGGFLLLLALLVFTCLALAIVAVYLSVLQSESLRVLAHTLRTQEETLLKLRLASLSQLRRLNSSEARAPS, from the exons ACACCGTGTTGCCAATGCAGAACCAGAGGAACAGGGGAACACTGGCTCCTAACCACGTGCAGGAGGTGCGTCTGCACCGAGTGGAGTCCATCAGTGACCTACACAGTGGAG GCTCACTGCGGCCCTGTCTGGCTGAAGAGGCACAGGCATGGGAGGAGCTTCTGGGTGTCTTACCGCCATCACTGTGCACCCAAGCTGGTTGCAGCCCCGTGTGTGGCCGTGGGGGGTTCCTTCTGCTGCTGGCACTGCTGGTGTTCACCTGCCTGGCACTAGCCATTGTGGCTGTCTACCTAAGTG TGCTGCAGAGCGAATCCCTGAGGGTGTTGGCTCACACGCTGCGCACACAAGAGGAGACTCTGCTCAAATTGCGTCTGGCTAGCCTCAGTCAGCTAAGGAGGCTCAACTCCAGCGAGGCTCGGGCACCCAGCTGA
- the Ifrd2 gene encoding interferon-related developmental regulator 2 isoform X1, giving the protein MPRARKGNALRKGGQRRGGGARSSAQADSGSSEDEAASEARSTTSDCASLLSTAAEDCLGGEAVDEQSQQENLEEKLKDYVDCLTDKSAKTRQGALESLRLALASRLLPDFLLERSLTLADALEKCLKKGKGEEQALAAAVLGLLCVQLGPGPKGEELFHSLQPLLISVLSDSTASPTARLHCASALGLGCYVAATDIQDLVSCLACLEGVFSWSCGTSGSAASLVPASLHGLLCAALQAWALLLTICPSTHISHIVDRQLPRLPQLLSSESVNLRIAAGEAIALLFELARDLEEDFIYEDMEALCGSLRTLATDSNKYRAKIDRRRQRSIFRAVLHFVEGGECEEETIRFGLEVLYIDSWARHRIYTAFKDVLGSGMHYHLQNNELLRDIFGLGPVLVLDAAALKACKISRFEKHLYNAAAFKARTKARSRARDKRADIL; this is encoded by the exons ATGCCTCGCGCTCGTAAGGGCAATGCGCTCCGCAAGGGCGGTCAGCGCCGTGGAGGAG GTGCCAGGAGCAGTGCTCAAGCTGACTCTGGTTCCAGTGAGGACGAAGCAGCCAGCGAGGCCCGGAGCACCACCAGTGACTGCGCCAGCCTTCTCAGCACCGCCGCAGAGGACTGTCTGG GTGGGGAAGCTGTGGAcgaacagagccagcaggaaaACCTGGAGGAAAAGCTGAAGGATTACGTGGACTGCCTGACTGACAAGAG TGCCAAGACCCGGCAAGGAGCTCTGGAGAGCCTGCGCCTGGCCCTGGCCTCCCGCCTACTTCCGGACTTTTTGCTGGAGCGCAGCCTCACTCTGGCGGATGCCCTGGAAAAGTGCCTTAAGAAAG GGAAGGGTGAAGAACAGGCCCTGGCTGCTGCTGTGCTAGGCCTGCTCTGTGTGCAGTTGGGCCCTGGACCCAAGGGCGAGGAGCTGTTCCATAGCCTGCAGCCCCTGCTAATCTCGGTGCTCAGTGACAGTACAGCAAGccccactgcccggctccat TGTGCTTCTGCTCTTGGCTTGGGCTGCTATGTGGCTGCCACCGACATCCAG GACCTGGTCTCTTGCTTGGCCTGCTTGGAAGGTGTTTTCAGCTGGTCCTGTGGCACGAGTGGCTCTGCTGCTTCTCTGGTTCCTGCCAGCCTACATGGCCTGCTCTGTGCTGCCCTGCAGGCCTGGGCATTGCTGCTCACCATCTGTCCTAGTACCCACATCAGCCATATCGTTGACAG GCAGCTGCCCCGGCTGCCCCAGCTCTTGTCCAGTGAAAGTGTGAACCTGCGGATTGCTGCTGGTGAAGCCATCGCCCTGCTCTTTGAGCTTGCCCGGGACCTTGAG GAGGACTTCATCTATGAGGACATGGAGGCTCTCTGTGGATCTCTGCGCACCCTAGCCACCGACAGCAATAAGTACCGTGCCAAGATTGACCGTAGGCGCCAGCGCTCCATTTTCAGAGCTGTACTGCACTTTGTCGAG GGTGGTGAATGTGAGGAGGAAACTATCCGCTTTGGACTGGAAGTACTCTACATAGACAGCTGGGCTCGCCACCGCATCTACACAGCCTTCAAAGATGTGTTGGGCTCCGGCATGCACTATCACCTCCAG AACAATGAGCTCCTCCGTGACATCTTTGGCCTGGGCCCAGTGCTAGTATTGGATGCTGCTGCCCTGAAGGCCTGCAAGATTTCACGTTTTGAAAAG CACCTGTACAATGCTGCGGCCTTCAAAGCCCGGACCAAGGCCCGGAGTCGTGCAAGGGACAAGCGGGCAGATATCTTGTGA
- the Ifrd2 gene encoding interferon-related developmental regulator 2 isoform X2, with protein MPRARKGNALRKGGQRRGGGARSSAQADSGSSEDEAASEARSTTSDCASLLSTAAEDCLGGEAVDEQSQQENLEEKLKDYVDCLTDKSAKTRQGALESLRLALASRLLPDFLLERSLTLADALEKCLKKGKGEEQALAAAVLGLLCVQLGPGPKGEELFHSLQPLLISVLSDSTASPTARLHCASALGLGCYVAATDIQDLVSCLACLEGVFSWSCGTSGSAASLVPASLHGLLCAALQAWALLLTICPSTHISHIVDRQLPRLPQLLSSESVNLRIAAGEAIALLFELARDLEEDFIYEDMEALCGSLRTLATDSNKYRAKIDRRRQRSIFRAVLHFVENNELLRDIFGLGPVLVLDAAALKACKISRFEKHLYNAAAFKARTKARSRARDKRADIL; from the exons ATGCCTCGCGCTCGTAAGGGCAATGCGCTCCGCAAGGGCGGTCAGCGCCGTGGAGGAG GTGCCAGGAGCAGTGCTCAAGCTGACTCTGGTTCCAGTGAGGACGAAGCAGCCAGCGAGGCCCGGAGCACCACCAGTGACTGCGCCAGCCTTCTCAGCACCGCCGCAGAGGACTGTCTGG GTGGGGAAGCTGTGGAcgaacagagccagcaggaaaACCTGGAGGAAAAGCTGAAGGATTACGTGGACTGCCTGACTGACAAGAG TGCCAAGACCCGGCAAGGAGCTCTGGAGAGCCTGCGCCTGGCCCTGGCCTCCCGCCTACTTCCGGACTTTTTGCTGGAGCGCAGCCTCACTCTGGCGGATGCCCTGGAAAAGTGCCTTAAGAAAG GGAAGGGTGAAGAACAGGCCCTGGCTGCTGCTGTGCTAGGCCTGCTCTGTGTGCAGTTGGGCCCTGGACCCAAGGGCGAGGAGCTGTTCCATAGCCTGCAGCCCCTGCTAATCTCGGTGCTCAGTGACAGTACAGCAAGccccactgcccggctccat TGTGCTTCTGCTCTTGGCTTGGGCTGCTATGTGGCTGCCACCGACATCCAG GACCTGGTCTCTTGCTTGGCCTGCTTGGAAGGTGTTTTCAGCTGGTCCTGTGGCACGAGTGGCTCTGCTGCTTCTCTGGTTCCTGCCAGCCTACATGGCCTGCTCTGTGCTGCCCTGCAGGCCTGGGCATTGCTGCTCACCATCTGTCCTAGTACCCACATCAGCCATATCGTTGACAG GCAGCTGCCCCGGCTGCCCCAGCTCTTGTCCAGTGAAAGTGTGAACCTGCGGATTGCTGCTGGTGAAGCCATCGCCCTGCTCTTTGAGCTTGCCCGGGACCTTGAG GAGGACTTCATCTATGAGGACATGGAGGCTCTCTGTGGATCTCTGCGCACCCTAGCCACCGACAGCAATAAGTACCGTGCCAAGATTGACCGTAGGCGCCAGCGCTCCATTTTCAGAGCTGTACTGCACTTTGTCGAG AACAATGAGCTCCTCCGTGACATCTTTGGCCTGGGCCCAGTGCTAGTATTGGATGCTGCTGCCCTGAAGGCCTGCAAGATTTCACGTTTTGAAAAG CACCTGTACAATGCTGCGGCCTTCAAAGCCCGGACCAAGGCCCGGAGTCGTGCAAGGGACAAGCGGGCAGATATCTTGTGA